A window of Aliarcobacter trophiarum LMG 25534 contains these coding sequences:
- a CDS encoding cation acetate symporter, which translates to MLRIATLLGLSSLALLAEDGSGVNINAVIMFFVFIAGTMGITKWAASKTKSASDFYTAGGGITGFQNGLAIAGDYISAASFLGISGMIYLQGYDGIIYAIGFLVGWPIILFLMAERLRNLGKFNFTDIAAYRLDEQKIRILAAFGSLTVVTFYLIAQMVGAGKLIEVLFHIPYGWAVALVGALMIIYVTFGGMLATTWVQIIKACLILAGVTFIALMVMAHSGFSLTALVTEATSLHKSGVDILKPGPFVSDPVSAISLGLALMLGTAGLPHILMRFFTVGNAKEARKSVVYATGFIGYFYLLIGIVGLGSIVFLNSDIGKELYLSAEGSVIGGVNMVAVHLSQAVGGDIFLGFIAAVSFATILAVVSGLTLAASNSIAHDLYAIVIRKGNITDAEEMKVSKRTVLVIGFIAVLLGFAFENMNVAFMVGLAFAIAASANFPILILSIYWKKLTTRGAFIGGFVGLITAITLVVLSKTIWVDIFHFEKAIFPYVHPALFSVTAAFVAIWFFSITDKSARAEEDKAGFEAQNIRAQTGIGAEGAVSH; encoded by the coding sequence ATGTTAAGAATTGCTACTTTATTAGGATTATCATCTTTAGCACTATTAGCAGAAGATGGAAGCGGTGTAAATATAAATGCCGTTATTATGTTCTTCGTATTTATTGCTGGAACTATGGGTATCACAAAATGGGCAGCTAGTAAAACAAAATCTGCTTCAGATTTCTATACAGCTGGTGGGGGAATCACAGGATTCCAAAATGGTTTAGCAATTGCTGGAGATTATATTTCTGCTGCTTCATTCCTTGGTATTTCAGGTATGATTTATCTCCAAGGTTATGATGGTATTATCTATGCTATTGGATTTTTAGTTGGATGGCCAATTATTCTATTTTTAATGGCTGAAAGACTAAGAAACTTAGGAAAATTTAACTTTACAGATATCGCTGCATATAGACTTGATGAGCAAAAAATTAGAATTTTAGCTGCATTTGGTTCTTTAACTGTTGTTACATTTTATTTAATTGCTCAAATGGTTGGAGCTGGTAAACTAATTGAAGTTCTATTCCATATTCCTTATGGTTGGGCTGTTGCTTTAGTTGGAGCATTAATGATTATTTATGTAACTTTTGGTGGTATGCTTGCAACTACTTGGGTACAAATTATTAAAGCTTGTTTAATTTTAGCTGGAGTTACTTTTATAGCGCTTATGGTTATGGCTCATTCTGGTTTCTCTCTTACTGCATTAGTAACAGAGGCTACAAGTTTACATAAATCTGGTGTTGATATTTTAAAACCAGGTCCATTCGTATCTGATCCTGTTTCTGCTATATCTTTAGGATTAGCATTGATGTTAGGAACTGCTGGATTACCTCATATTCTTATGAGATTCTTTACAGTTGGAAATGCTAAGGAAGCTAGAAAATCTGTTGTTTATGCAACTGGATTTATTGGTTATTTCTACCTACTAATTGGTATCGTTGGTTTAGGTTCTATTGTATTCCTTAATAGTGATATTGGAAAGGAATTATATCTTTCTGCTGAAGGTAGTGTTATTGGTGGAGTAAATATGGTTGCTGTACACTTATCTCAGGCTGTTGGTGGAGACATATTCCTAGGATTTATTGCAGCTGTTTCATTTGCTACAATTTTAGCAGTTGTTTCAGGACTTACACTTGCAGCTTCTAACTCAATTGCTCACGATTTATATGCAATTGTTATTAGAAAAGGAAATATTACTGATGCAGAAGAGATGAAAGTTTCAAAAAGAACTGTTCTTGTAATTGGTTTTATTGCTGTTCTTTTAGGATTTGCATTTGAAAATATGAATGTTGCATTTATGGTTGGTCTAGCATTTGCTATTGCAGCATCAGCTAACTTCCCTATTTTAATTCTTTCTATCTACTGGAAAAAATTAACAACAAGAGGTGCATTTATTGGTGGTTTTGTAGGATTAATTACAGCTATTACTCTAGTTGTTTTAAGTAAAACAATATGGGTTGATATTTTCCATTTCGAAAAAGCAATTTTCCCTTATGTTCACCCTGCATTATTCTCAGTAACTGCAGCATTTGTTGCAATTTGGTTCTTCTCTATAACTGATAAATCAGCTAGAGCAGAAGAAGATAAAGCTGGGTTTGAAGCACAAAATATTAGAGCTCAAACAGGAATTGGTGCAGAAGGAGCAGTTTCTCACTAA
- a CDS encoding VC_2705 family sodium/solute symporter produces the protein MELQSLIYLFVGVSFTIYFGLALWTKASSTKDFYIENNSFNPVFSGISIAVDFISAATFISLCGAFLNSGYESFAYIIGITSGFVLLTFLVVPYLKKMECLSIPLFFEKRYNSKSIKLFTIIIVVLVSFIYISAQLKGVGIIFSRIFQIDLSTAILIGMGITLLYTFIGGMKNIAYTQIAQYIIILFSFMTPIFFLTIEFTNSYIPQMAIFSKSTIFEDRYLIEVFEQTLTDFGFKSFSDFSILNSLAIVISLSLGVASLPHILIKFFSSPSTIDARKSSLWALIFVSIIYTSISSLFILSTLNLVKHTNDVEYDAFINNEIENNEGKWLKTWEKTGLVKFDDLNNNRKIDLINDSNLSELSINPDALSLLTPEIANLPNWVISLVLAGALSATLSTITGLILLIKTTISYELLKENFIQNSIKKVIFSKLLIVLIIVLATLFYIPNYTILQTVAISFTICAATLFPTLILGIFYNKTNKLGAILGMLVGLFFTITYIIYFLYLDNSNNLFFGISSEGIGTIGAILNIITNVVISKITSKSQKNIDESIDFTRVSK, from the coding sequence ATGGAACTTCAATCATTAATATACCTTTTTGTAGGTGTATCTTTTACAATATATTTTGGTTTAGCTCTTTGGACAAAGGCTAGTTCTACAAAAGATTTTTATATAGAAAACAACTCATTTAATCCAGTTTTTAGTGGAATTTCTATTGCTGTAGACTTTATTAGTGCAGCGACCTTTATCTCTTTATGTGGTGCTTTTTTAAATTCTGGATATGAAAGTTTTGCCTATATTATTGGTATTACCTCTGGTTTTGTGCTTCTTACATTTTTGGTAGTTCCTTATTTAAAAAAAATGGAGTGCTTATCTATTCCACTTTTTTTTGAAAAAAGATATAACTCAAAATCTATTAAACTCTTTACAATAATTATTGTTGTTTTGGTCTCTTTTATATATATTTCAGCCCAACTAAAAGGTGTTGGAATAATATTTTCAAGAATTTTTCAAATTGATTTATCAACTGCAATTTTAATAGGTATGGGTATAACTCTTTTATACACTTTTATTGGTGGTATGAAAAATATAGCATATACTCAAATTGCTCAATATATTATTATCCTTTTTTCATTTATGACACCTATTTTTTTCTTAACAATCGAATTTACAAATTCATATATCCCACAGATGGCAATTTTTTCAAAATCAACAATATTTGAAGATAGATATTTAATTGAAGTTTTTGAACAAACTCTAACTGATTTTGGTTTTAAGTCATTTTCTGATTTTAGTATTTTAAATAGCCTAGCTATTGTAATATCTCTAAGCTTAGGTGTTGCCTCTTTACCACATATTTTAATCAAATTTTTCTCAAGTCCTAGTACAATTGATGCTAGAAAATCTTCACTCTGGGCACTAATTTTTGTATCTATTATATATACTTCTATCTCATCTTTATTTATCCTTTCTACTTTGAATTTAGTAAAACATACAAATGATGTAGAATATGATGCTTTTATTAACAATGAAATAGAGAATAATGAGGGTAAATGGTTAAAAACTTGGGAAAAAACAGGTTTAGTAAAATTTGATGATTTAAACAATAATAGAAAAATAGATTTAATAAATGATAGCAATTTAAGCGAGCTATCTATAAATCCAGATGCACTATCTCTACTGACTCCAGAGATTGCAAATTTACCAAATTGGGTTATTTCATTAGTTTTGGCTGGTGCACTATCTGCAACCTTATCAACAATAACTGGTTTGATTTTATTAATAAAAACAACAATCTCATATGAATTACTTAAAGAAAACTTTATACAAAACAGTATTAAAAAAGTTATATTTTCAAAACTATTAATAGTTTTAATTATAGTTTTAGCAACTCTATTTTATATTCCAAACTACACAATTTTACAAACAGTTGCTATATCCTTTACAATATGTGCTGCTACACTATTTCCAACTTTGATTTTAGGAATTTTTTATAATAAAACAAATAAGCTAGGAGCTATTTTAGGTATGTTAGTTGGACTATTTTTTACCATAACATATATTATTTATTTTTTATATTTAGATAATTCAAATAACTTATTTTTTGGTATTAGTAGTGAAGGAATAGGAACTATTGGTGCTATTTTAAATATTATTACTAATGTTGTTATTTCAAAAATAACATCAAAATCACAAAAAAATATAGATGAATCTATTGATTTTACAAGGGTTTCAAAATAA
- a CDS encoding sensor histidine kinase: MLKAKSLYHLIVYSIFFIIILISFFTFIIINNAHDELQEKINTLKEDYTNNQKELLKNHINYVIKFIDYYYLENKDKLDDKNIRKNLITALDQLNLSSNPNEYVFIFDFDGVLIDNSNDKNEIGTNFLKHKDFKGKNVVEELISVSKNVNGGFVNYFWSKPSLTKETNKLSYVKSYNRWNWTIGKGVYLDEIDRLIKQKEEEYNSKISNYTLQITSLTILLILYSIFIYKNATILIVNDVKEIGRYFKESEEKNEPINQNRIALGEFKIIANYANDAMTNMKLKSSMLEELNKNLETKVNDKTKELSTLVESQKQFLKNSVHEINTPLAIIRTNIDLLKMKIPNNNYITNIESGSKTIQYIYDDLSYLIKKDRVIYEKEYINFSSILEKRLEFFDEIVKSNSLYFIKNIEEDVYIKFNQIELQRVIDNNLSNAVKYSFSSSPIFVKLYYLDDDELEFSVTTTSKQIDDIDKIFDDFYRENSVRGGFGLGLKIVKEICDKNLVIIKILSDKKETKFIYRFKINENTTT; this comes from the coding sequence TTGTTAAAAGCTAAAAGTCTATACCACTTAATTGTTTACAGTATCTTTTTTATCATCATCCTTATATCCTTTTTTACTTTTATTATCATAAATAATGCTCATGATGAGCTTCAAGAAAAAATAAATACTCTAAAAGAGGATTATACAAATAATCAAAAAGAGCTTCTTAAAAATCACATTAACTATGTAATAAAATTTATTGATTACTACTACTTAGAAAATAAAGATAAATTAGATGATAAAAATATTAGAAAAAATCTTATAACTGCACTAGACCAGCTAAATTTAAGCTCAAACCCAAACGAATATGTCTTTATTTTCGATTTTGATGGTGTACTAATTGATAACTCAAACGATAAGAATGAGATTGGTACTAATTTCTTAAAACATAAAGATTTTAAAGGAAAAAATGTTGTTGAAGAGCTCATTAGTGTCTCTAAAAATGTAAATGGAGGTTTTGTTAACTATTTTTGGTCAAAACCTAGTTTAACAAAAGAGACAAATAAGCTATCTTATGTCAAATCTTACAATAGATGGAATTGGACAATCGGAAAAGGTGTTTATTTAGATGAGATTGATAGATTAATAAAACAAAAAGAAGAAGAGTATAATAGTAAAATATCAAACTATACTCTACAAATTACATCTTTAACTATTTTACTTATTTTATACTCAATTTTTATATATAAAAATGCAACTATTTTAATTGTAAATGATGTAAAGGAGATAGGTAGATATTTTAAAGAGAGTGAAGAGAAAAATGAACCTATAAACCAAAATAGAATTGCTTTAGGGGAGTTTAAAATTATTGCAAACTATGCAAATGATGCCATGACCAATATGAAGTTAAAAAGTTCAATGCTTGAAGAATTAAATAAAAATCTAGAGACTAAAGTAAATGATAAAACAAAAGAGTTATCAACTTTAGTTGAAAGTCAAAAACAGTTCTTAAAAAACTCTGTTCATGAAATAAACACTCCTTTAGCAATTATAAGAACTAATATTGATCTACTTAAAATGAAAATACCAAATAATAATTATATTACAAATATTGAATCTGGTTCAAAAACTATTCAATATATTTATGATGATTTATCTTATTTAATTAAAAAAGATAGAGTTATTTATGAAAAAGAGTATATCAATTTTAGTTCTATTTTGGAAAAAAGATTAGAGTTCTTTGATGAGATTGTAAAATCTAATAGCTTATATTTTATAAAAAATATTGAAGAAGATGTCTATATAAAATTCAATCAAATAGAACTACAAAGAGTAATAGACAATAATCTTTCAAATGCAGTAAAATACTCTTTTAGTAGCTCCCCTATTTTTGTAAAACTCTACTATTTGGATGATGATGAGCTAGAATTTAGTGTTACAACTACTTCAAAACAGATAGATGATATAGATAAAATATTTGATGACTTTTATAGAGAGAATAGTGTAAGAGGTGGTTTTGGCTTAGGTTTAAAAATTGTAAAAGAGATTTGTGATAAAAACTTAGTTATAATCAAAATATTATCAGATAAAAAAGAGACAAAATTTATATATAGGTTTAAAATAAATGAAAATACTACTACTTGA
- a CDS encoding putative nucleotidyltransferase substrate binding domain-containing protein — protein sequence MSIQDQESFLSKTHPFEVLTPSQMATCIEHMDIAYYPKDTVLISPEKIPNYFFIIIKGSVYEYSPENIVIMDYQSEDTFDSNSLIYGECKNSFIVNEELICYEIEKTTFLELIDKNQTFKDFFLKDLVNKIRTLKDKENTSQLSSFMIARVEDTLIHEACIVSKDTKLIDAIDKSMKYKTSTIIVESENHEYGIITDSLLKVKVLLEGRDLSIPVSSIAIFPLLTIKQDDYLFEALTILVKKNIKRVGVVDNSGKMVGILEQIDILSHFANHTYVIESKIKNAKSIEDLKDASKDFIDIITSLHTKGVKIHHISNLIGQLNTKVYQKIFSLLLPLELQKDACLFVMGSEGRNEQIIKTDQDNALIVRDGVDIEQYRPYMQQITDSLIFLGYPPCEGNIMVSNKDWCKSYSDFKNDIARWVNDTQNMKNFLDLAIFVDSFSVAGDKEMLIDLKEFLYSKIQNDIFMAYFAKSTTAFETPTTISSFIGKENLINIKKAAIFPIVQGVRSLALKEKIKETTTIKRIQILEQRKVLDKDKAAELIEAFEIANTLRLRNQIELLQKNKPLSNEIDANNLGKIERDLLKESFKIVNDFKKIISYIFKLDKIY from the coding sequence ATGAGTATTCAAGATCAAGAGAGTTTTTTATCAAAAACACACCCCTTTGAGGTTTTAACACCAAGCCAAATGGCAACATGTATAGAACATATGGATATTGCATATTATCCAAAAGATACTGTTCTAATTAGTCCTGAAAAAATACCAAATTACTTCTTTATTATTATAAAAGGTTCTGTTTATGAGTATTCACCAGAAAATATTGTAATTATGGATTATCAAAGTGAAGATACTTTTGATTCAAATTCACTAATTTATGGGGAGTGTAAAAATAGTTTCATTGTAAATGAAGAGCTTATTTGCTATGAGATAGAGAAAACAACTTTTTTGGAATTAATTGATAAAAATCAAACTTTTAAAGATTTTTTTCTAAAAGATTTAGTAAATAAAATAAGAACACTAAAAGATAAAGAGAACACTTCTCAGCTATCATCTTTTATGATTGCAAGAGTTGAAGATACTTTAATTCATGAAGCTTGTATAGTAAGTAAAGATACAAAATTAATTGATGCAATAGATAAATCAATGAAGTATAAAACTTCTACAATTATAGTTGAAAGTGAAAACCATGAATATGGAATTATTACAGACTCTTTACTTAAAGTAAAAGTCCTTTTAGAAGGACGGGATTTATCAATTCCCGTAAGTAGTATTGCAATATTTCCTCTTTTAACAATAAAACAAGATGATTATTTGTTTGAAGCTCTTACAATTTTGGTTAAAAAAAATATAAAAAGAGTTGGAGTTGTTGATAACAGTGGAAAAATGGTTGGAATTTTGGAGCAGATCGATATTTTATCACATTTTGCTAATCACACTTATGTTATTGAATCAAAAATAAAAAATGCAAAAAGTATTGAAGATTTAAAAGACGCTAGTAAAGATTTTATAGATATTATCACAAGTCTTCATACAAAAGGTGTAAAAATTCACCATATTTCAAATCTTATTGGACAACTAAATACTAAGGTTTATCAAAAAATATTCTCTTTACTTTTACCTTTAGAGCTACAAAAAGATGCTTGTCTATTTGTGATGGGAAGCGAAGGAAGAAATGAACAGATTATAAAAACAGACCAAGATAACGCTTTGATTGTAAGAGATGGAGTAGATATAGAACAATATAGACCATATATGCAACAAATTACAGATTCTTTAATATTCTTAGGTTATCCTCCTTGCGAAGGAAATATCATGGTTTCAAATAAAGATTGGTGTAAATCATATAGCGATTTTAAAAATGATATAGCAAGATGGGTAAATGATACTCAAAATATGAAAAACTTTTTAGATTTAGCCATATTTGTAGACTCTTTCTCAGTTGCTGGAGATAAAGAGATGCTAATTGATTTAAAAGAGTTTTTATACTCGAAAATTCAAAATGATATCTTTATGGCATATTTTGCAAAATCAACAACAGCCTTTGAAACTCCAACAACAATATCAAGTTTTATAGGCAAAGAGAACTTAATAAATATTAAAAAAGCTGCAATTTTTCCAATAGTTCAAGGAGTTAGAAGTTTAGCTTTAAAAGAGAAAATAAAAGAGACAACAACAATAAAAAGAATTCAAATTTTAGAACAAAGAAAGGTTTTAGACAAAGATAAGGCTGCTGAATTAATAGAAGCTTTTGAAATAGCAAACACTTTAAGGTTAAGAAATCAAATAGAATTACTACAAAAAAATAAACCTCTTTCAAACGAGATAGATGCCAATAATCTAGGAAAGATAGAGAGAGACTTACTAAAAGAGTCTTTTAAAATAGTAAATGATTTTAAAAAAATCATCTCTTATATATTTAAACTAGATAAGATTTACTAA
- a CDS encoding CinA family protein, with product MAKIFSKKDMINLQNILRKSKKTITTAESCTGGLVASMITKISGSSDIFNGSIVTYSNAIKNQELGVLNQTLESFGAVSKEVVSEMLDGVLKKFQADFAIAISGVAGPNGGTKSKPVGSVVIGIASKNKFKKIKIFHLKGSRISIQKQSAKISLKKILKFVSKTIDN from the coding sequence ATGGCAAAAATATTCTCAAAAAAAGATATGATAAATCTACAAAATATTTTAAGAAAATCAAAAAAAACAATCACTACTGCTGAATCTTGTACAGGTGGATTAGTAGCAAGTATGATTACAAAGATAAGTGGAAGTAGTGATATTTTCAACGGAAGCATTGTTACTTATTCAAATGCAATAAAAAATCAAGAATTAGGTGTATTAAATCAAACACTAGAAAGTTTTGGTGCTGTTAGCAAAGAGGTGGTTTCAGAGATGCTAGATGGTGTTTTGAAAAAATTTCAAGCTGATTTTGCAATAGCAATATCTGGAGTTGCTGGACCAAATGGTGGTACAAAAAGTAAACCTGTAGGAAGTGTTGTAATCGGTATTGCCTCAAAAAATAAATTTAAGAAAATCAAAATATTTCATCTAAAAGGTAGTAGAATTTCAATCCAAAAACAATCAGCAAAAATATCTCTTAAAAAAATTTTGAAATTTGTCTCAAAAACTATTGACAATTAA
- a CDS encoding 3'-5' exonuclease — translation MFKNILKQWQKKKLFDKKFDFLFNESTKDEWVSLDCETTGLNPKKDEILSIGAVIIKENKILMRKTFNIFVKPSKNINPESIKIHHLREIDLQNAVEPDEAIYKLLEFIGSRPIVGYYIDFDMEMISKYTKKLIGIKLPNRRVEVSSIYYDIKKTRENYGFIDLKFDTIMNNLNIPTLGKHDALNDAIMTSMIFLKLKNLSKEKKNHF, via the coding sequence ATGTTTAAAAATATTTTAAAACAATGGCAAAAGAAAAAGCTTTTTGATAAAAAATTTGATTTCTTGTTTAATGAATCAACTAAAGATGAGTGGGTAAGTTTAGATTGTGAAACTACTGGTTTAAATCCCAAAAAAGATGAAATTTTATCAATTGGTGCAGTAATTATAAAAGAGAATAAGATTTTGATGAGAAAAACATTTAATATTTTTGTAAAACCATCAAAAAATATAAATCCTGAATCAATAAAAATTCATCATCTAAGAGAGATAGATTTACAAAATGCAGTTGAACCTGATGAGGCAATTTATAAACTACTTGAATTTATTGGCTCAAGACCAATAGTTGGCTACTATATAGACTTTGATATGGAGATGATTTCAAAATATACAAAAAAATTAATAGGGATAAAACTTCCAAATAGGAGAGTTGAAGTATCATCTATCTATTATGATATTAAAAAAACTAGAGAGAATTATGGATTTATAGATCTTAAATTTGACACTATTATGAATAATCTAAATATTCCAACTCTTGGTAAACATGATGCTTTAAATGATGCCATCATGACATCTATGATATTTTTAAAACTAAAAAATCTCTCAAAAGAGAAAAAAAATCACTTTTAG
- a CDS encoding DUF485 domain-containing protein: MDQKLVERIKNNPKYQELITKRSSFAIKLAVFMLVVYYSFILTIAFNKEVFANTIGDSIITIAIPIGATIIVLAFITTVIYVIRANGEFEDLEMSIKNDVKDIL, from the coding sequence ATGGATCAAAAATTAGTAGAACGGATTAAAAATAATCCAAAGTATCAAGAGTTAATTACTAAAAGAAGCTCTTTTGCTATTAAACTAGCTGTTTTTATGCTAGTAGTTTATTATAGTTTTATTTTAACTATTGCATTTAATAAAGAAGTTTTTGCAAATACTATTGGTGATAGTATTATAACAATTGCTATTCCTATTGGTGCTACAATTATTGTATTAGCCTTTATAACAACTGTTATTTATGTTATAAGAGCAAATGGAGAGTTTGAAGACTTAGAAATGTCTATTAAAAATGATGTAAAGGATATTTTATAA
- a CDS encoding FAD-dependent oxidoreductase gives MSAKHYEVIVVGGGISGAALFFELAKYSDVNSMCLLEKYEDLATLNSKGTSNSQTIHVGDIETNYTFDKAKITKRTAKMIEKFNLMYNLQDKIMFKHQKMALGVGEKEVQFITDRYNKFKEIFPYLELWDKETLREKEPLLVYADKERTKDRPEPIVAMGASDQYTTVDFGAMTKELVKAATEADNSKITDVFFNSEVDEIEKIDKKFKVTTTNGTVYTADFVVVNAGAHSLYLAHKMGHGKHMGSLSMAGSFYITNGTYLNGKVYMVQNDKLPFAALHGDPDILCDGKTRFGPTALALLVLERYKGGKSFFQCLKTMNFDGSIVKIFWDLLKDSDIRNYVFRNFLFEVPGINKKLFVQDAQKIVPSLSVDDIEYAKGFGGVRPQVLNKTEKKLMLGEASITEEKGIIYNMTPSPGATSCLGNAERDIKIVCEYLGKKFNEEQFLADFTDNQ, from the coding sequence ATGAGTGCAAAACATTATGAAGTAATCGTTGTAGGTGGTGGAATTTCTGGGGCTGCTTTATTTTTTGAATTAGCAAAATATTCAGATGTAAATAGTATGTGTCTTTTAGAAAAATATGAGGATTTAGCAACACTAAACTCAAAAGGAACAAGTAACTCTCAAACAATCCATGTTGGTGATATTGAGACAAACTATACTTTTGATAAAGCAAAAATCACAAAAAGAACTGCAAAAATGATTGAAAAATTTAATCTTATGTATAATTTACAAGATAAAATTATGTTCAAACATCAAAAAATGGCTCTAGGAGTTGGTGAAAAAGAAGTTCAATTTATTACTGATAGATATAATAAATTTAAAGAAATCTTCCCATATTTAGAGCTTTGGGATAAAGAAACTTTAAGAGAGAAAGAGCCACTTTTAGTTTATGCAGACAAAGAGAGAACAAAAGATAGACCAGAACCAATAGTTGCTATGGGAGCTAGTGATCAATATACAACAGTTGATTTTGGAGCTATGACAAAAGAGCTTGTAAAAGCAGCAACTGAAGCAGATAACTCAAAAATTACAGATGTATTTTTTAACTCAGAAGTTGATGAAATAGAAAAAATTGATAAGAAATTTAAAGTAACTACTACAAATGGTACTGTTTATACAGCAGATTTTGTAGTTGTAAACGCTGGAGCACACTCACTATATTTAGCTCATAAAATGGGTCATGGGAAACATATGGGTTCATTATCTATGGCTGGTTCATTTTACATTACAAATGGTACATACCTAAATGGTAAAGTTTATATGGTACAAAATGACAAACTTCCATTTGCAGCACTTCACGGAGACCCTGATATTTTATGTGATGGGAAAACAAGATTTGGACCAACAGCACTTGCTCTTTTAGTTTTAGAAAGATATAAAGGTGGAAAATCTTTCTTCCAATGCTTAAAAACTATGAATTTTGATGGAAGTATCGTAAAAATCTTCTGGGATTTACTAAAAGATAGCGATATTAGAAACTATGTATTTAGAAACTTCTTATTTGAAGTTCCTGGAATTAATAAAAAACTTTTTGTTCAAGATGCACAAAAAATCGTTCCATCACTAAGTGTAGATGATATTGAGTATGCAAAAGGTTTTGGAGGTGTAAGACCTCAAGTTTTAAATAAAACTGAGAAAAAACTAATGCTAGGAGAGGCTTCAATTACTGAAGAAAAAGGGATTATATATAATATGACACCATCTCCTGGAGCAACTTCTTGTTTAGGGAATGCAGAAAGAGATATCAAAATAGTTTGTGAATATTTAGGTAAAAAATTCAATGAAGAGCAGTTTTTAGCTGATTTTACAGACAATCAATAA
- a CDS encoding sodium/substrate symporter small subunit: protein MQINQFKNSFFKEKTTLIYAHIFLLFIFSFIVGIVIYTYFNNFDIFREKLSYLFLVQVIIYLSILLIFIYKNLILKLVKKHKNIF from the coding sequence ATGCAAATCAATCAATTTAAGAACAGCTTTTTTAAAGAAAAAACAACTCTTATTTATGCTCATATTTTTTTATTATTTATTTTCTCTTTTATTGTTGGAATAGTTATTTATACATATTTCAATAATTTTGATATTTTTAGAGAAAAATTATCATACCTATTTTTAGTTCAAGTAATAATTTATCTATCTATTTTATTAATATTTATCTATAAAAACCTAATTTTAAAATTAGTAAAAAAACATAAGAATATCTTTTAG
- a CDS encoding response regulator transcription factor, whose product MKILLLEDELMLNNAVCEYLKGIGHMVESFMDGLDVFKNIENGYDLLILDVNVPNIDGFSILEELNRKKIHIPTIFISAQIDIEDITKAYNLGAREYLKKPFHLGELGIKINQILKKEQNNTTHIRFSENYSYSKDKQTLYFNGEPQNITKKQLEIIHILALNINMIVDFERFRVDVWDAENIDNPTIRAEISRLKKSLKEDFIKNIRGLGYKIDRYYSA is encoded by the coding sequence ATGAAAATACTACTACTTGAAGATGAATTAATGTTAAATAATGCTGTTTGTGAATATCTCAAAGGGATTGGGCATATGGTTGAGAGTTTTATGGATGGTTTAGATGTTTTTAAAAATATTGAAAATGGTTATGATTTACTGATTTTAGATGTAAATGTTCCAAATATTGATGGTTTCTCAATTTTAGAGGAACTAAATAGAAAAAAAATTCATATTCCTACAATATTTATATCTGCTCAAATTGATATTGAAGACATTACAAAAGCTTATAACTTAGGTGCAAGAGAGTATTTAAAAAAACCTTTTCATTTGGGTGAATTAGGAATTAAAATAAATCAGATATTAAAAAAAGAGCAAAATAATACCACTCATATTAGATTTTCAGAAAACTACTCTTATTCAAAAGATAAACAGACACTGTATTTTAATGGTGAACCACAAAATATTACAAAAAAACAGTTAGAGATTATCCACATTTTGGCCTTAAATATTAATATGATAGTTGATTTTGAAAGGTTTAGAGTAGATGTTTGGGATGCAGAAAATATTGATAACCCTACAATAAGAGCTGAAATATCTCGGCTAAAAAAGAGCCTAAAAGAGGATTTTATTAAAAATATTAGAGGTCTTGGATATAAAATAGATAGATATTACTCTGCATAA